GCAGCGGCGCGGGCCGTCCAGTCGGGCCGCTCAGACCGCCTGCCATTAGCTGGGCGTGCATCCGGGCGGCGCGCTCCAGCACCCGCTCGGGCTGCCATGCCCAGGGGCCGCGTAACGCCGCCTGCCCCGGACCCGCCCAGAACGCGTGGTGCCGCGCCAGCAGCCGCGCGATCTCCAGCATGGCCGCGCCGCGCGCCGCGTCGTCCGCAAATACCCCCCAGCCGGTGGTCTCCTCGGTCAGGTCGCGGGTCAGCAGGTGCGCGTGCAACGTGCGTTCCGAGTGCGCCGCGTGCCGGAACGGGGCGTGCGGCACCGGCGACAGCGGCGCGAGGTCCCGCAGGTACGCCGCCTCGCGCGTCAGGCGTTCCCAGGCGCGGCGGTCCCGCCAGCCGACTGGGATGAACTTCAGGAACAGCGGCTCCCCGCCTGCGTCGAAGCGCGCGAAGGCCGCGCCCTCACCCACCCAGCGTTCCAGCGGGCGGCCCACACCCGGAAACAGGGCGTGCAGGTCGTGCGGCCAGCGGCGGGCGTGCAGGATCACCGGCCCGTCGCCGCGCAGTGCGCTCAGGGTGTCGGCCAGCGCGGCGGCCGGCCCTGCGCGCATCAGCCCAGCAGCGTCAGCAGGCCTGCCGCGCCGCCCGCCACGGTGACGGTGACCAGCGCGACCATGCCCAGGCAACCCAGGCACCCGCCGCGCCGCTGCCGGTAGTGCCCGCGCCGTCCGTAATGGGCGCGGCCCCCGCTGAAACTGCTGCGGCTGTGGCGCCCGCCGAGCAGGCCACCCAGACCGCCCCCGCGTCCGCTGCGACTGAACGAAAACGATCCGCCAGAGAATCCACTCATGCCTCCGGTACGCGGCTGCGCCCCGCCGGGTTGCCGGGACTGAACCCGGTGCAAGAAGGACTGAACCCGGTACAGGAAGACGGTGCCCGCTGGTCAGTCATGAGTCAGGTACTCACGGCACTCCCACGCGTATGATGGGCCATCATGAGTGAACGGAAGTACTTCGGAACGGACGGCGTGCGCGCCGTGGCGGGGGCGTTTCCCCTGACGGCCGCCTGGGTCATGGCGCTCGGCGCGGCGGCCGGTGAGGTCCTGCGGGGCCAGAACGAGCGGGCCAGCGTCGTGATCGGTAAGGACACCCGCCAGAGCGGCGACATGCTGGAAGCGGCGCTGGCCGCCGGACTGACCAGCCGGGGCGTGAACGTCATTCACGTGGGCGTTCTGCCCACCCCCGGCGTCAGCTACCTGACCCGCTACCTGAAGGCCGACGCGGGCGTGGTCATCAGCGCCTCACACAACCCCTACGAGGACAACGGCATCAAGTTCTTCGGCGCGGACGGCCAGAAACTCCGGGACGCCACCGAACTGCAGATCGAGGCCGCCATCGACCGCGTGGACAGTCTGCCGCCCGTGACCGGCGTGGCGCTGGGCAGCGTCACCAACTACACCGAGGCCGAGCGGCTGTACGTGAATTACCTGCGGGAGCACGCCCCGGACCTGAGCGGCCTGCGGATCGCCATGGACTGCGCGAACGGCGCGGCGTACCGCGTGGGCCCCAAGGTGTTCCAGGCGGCGGGCGCGGACGTGTTCGCCGTGTACACCACCCCGGACGGCCGCAACATCAACCGCGAGTGCGGCAGCACGCACCTGGACCACCTGCAACGCATCGTGCGCGAAGGGAAGTACGACCTGGGCGTCGCCTTCGACGGTGACGCCGACCGCGCCCTGTTCGTGGACAGCCGCGGGAACGTCGTGCACGGCGACCACATGCTGCTCCTGAACGCCCGCGCGCGCGGCGAGAAGGCGGTCGTGACGACCATCATGGCGAACATGGCCCTCGAGGTGAAACTGAACGAGGCGGGCATTCCCCTGGAACGCACTGCCGTCGGGGACCGCTACGTGCACGAACGCCTGCACGACCAGCACCTGCAACTGGGCGGCGAGCAGAGCGGGCACATCCTGTTCCTGGACGTATCACCCACCGGGGACGGCGTGCTGACGGCGCTGCTCACGCTGGGCAGCATGCGCGCCACGAACACCACCCTGGACGCCCTGCACGACGACCTCGTCATGTACCCGCAGACCCTGGTGAACGTGCGCGTGGCCGACAAGAAAGCCATCGCCGTGGACGAGGCCGTGCAGGCCGCCCTGGCCGAAGCGGAAACCCGCCTGGCCGGGAAGGGCCGCGTGAACCTGCGCCCCAGCGGCACCGAGAACCTGATCCGCGTGATGGTCGAGGGTCAGGACGCCGCGGAGATCCACGAGATCGCGCGCGTGCTGGCCGGCGTGGTCGAAACGCGCGGCGCCGCCCACCCCGCACTGACCTGAATCTGACGTGCAGCACGTGACCGGCGGGGGGTGTGCATCCCCCGCCGCACCCACGCAGCTCATGAACGCCCGCAGTAATCATGGAAGGCACGTGCGGCCCCTGACCGGACGTCGCCCCCCACCCCGCACTTCTCTTCCGGAGGTTCCACCATGCCCACCCTGATCCGTACCGCCCTGCTCGGCGCCGCTGCCCTCGGCACGCTCGCCGGTGCCGCCGCCACCACCCCCAGCCCCCTGACCCTGACGGCCGCGACCCTGGTCGTCACGCAGGAAACCCGCGACGGCAAGAAAGTCGAGGTCCTGACCGACGCCAGCAAGACCCAGGTCATTCCGGGCAGCGTGCTGTCCCTCACGCAGACCTTCAAGAACGTCAGTAAGGGCGCCCTGAGCGGCATCGTCCTGAACATGAAAGTCGACCCGGCCACCACCTTCCAGCAGGCGTCCTGCACGGTCGGCGGCGTCACCACGCAGTACAGCACCGACGGCAAGACCTTCGCCGCCGCGCCCCTCATGAAGACCGTGACCGTCACCGAGAACGGCAAGACCGTGCAGAAGAAGGTCGAGGTCAAACCCAGCGAGTACACCGCTGTCCGCTGGAACATCGCCCGCCTGAATGCCGGGCAGCAGGGCACCTGCGCCATCCGCGCCACCGTCAAGTAAGCGGTCAGGTCAGCTCGGCAAGCAGGTCGCCTCAGCCAGAAGTCAGCCAGAAGAGTGTCACTTGGTCGGCGACTCCCACCCTCGGGAGTCGCTGCCTTTTTCGCCGTCCCGCTGCGACAGGCAACACGAAACCCCGCCTCACCGCTGGGGTGGGACGGGGTTTCGTGTGCCTGTGGGCTCAGCCCTGCTGCGCGGCCTTGGCCTTGTTGATGGCCTTGGCGAGGCGGCTCTTCTTGCGGGCCGCGGCGTTCTTGTGCAGGGTGCTGCCCTTGGCGGCCTTGTCGATCAGGCTCTCGGCGCGGGCCTGCAGCGTGGCGATGTCCTCGGCGCCGGTCTGGGCAGCCACCACGGCCTTCTTGGTGAAGGTCTTGATGGTGCTCTTGCGGCTGCGGTTGGTCATGCGGCGCTTGAGGCTCTGGCGGTGGCGTTTCTGGGCGGACTTGTGACGAAGGGCCATGTGATTTCTCCTTTTCTCCCGCCGCCGGTCTGGCGGTGCGGGGCGGTTCCCACGCTGGGGAACGCGAGCGTCCGGACGCGGTGCTTACCGGCGCGCCGGACCTGCACGCCACGCTGGGCGGCTGGTCCGGGCTGCCACCCGCGCGGGGTGGGCAACCTCGTGACTATACCCGCCTTTGCCGCCCGTGGCAAGCGGCATACTGGCAGGCATGACCGGACGCTACAGACCCGGCCGCCGCGCGGCCCGCACGCCCGGCGCAGACCCGGACGCCACACCGCCGCCCGCCCGGCCCGCGCGGGAACGCACCCCGCAGGAGCAGCGCGACGCCCTGATCGGGTACGCGTTCCGCGCCCTCGGGCAGCGGGCGCTGACGGAAGCGGAACTGCGCGCCAAACTGGAGAAACGCAGCGACGACCCGGACCTGATCGCGGCCGTCCTGGCCCGCGTGCAGGAACTCGGCTACCAGGACGACGCGCAGGTCGCGCGGGCCGAGGGGTCGCGGCGCGGCGTGGGCAGCCTGCGCGTCCGGCAGACCCTCAAACGCCGGGGCCTGACCGACGACCTGATCCGCGAGACTGTCGAAGCGCGCGACCCCGAAGGCGAGGCGCAGGTCGTGCGGGAACTGCTGGCACGCCGCTGGTCCTCGTTTGCCCGCAAACGCGATCCGCAGGCCAGCGCGTTCTCGTTCCTTGCGCGGCGCGGCTTTACCGGGAACGTCATCTGGCCCGCCATCCGCGAGCACGTCGCCAGCCTGCCGGAAGGGGAGGGGCCCGGCGGGGCGTTGCCGGACGACCCGGAAGGCAGGCCAGAAGACTGGGAATGACCCGGAAGACTGGGAATGACCCTGCGGAACGACGCGCCCCGCGCCGCTTGACACCCCGCAGGGTGCCGCGTAGACTACCCCCTGCCCTGCGAGAGCGGGGTGATGGTCGGGTTCGGGGCGTAGCGCAGCCTGGTAGCGCACGTCGTTCGGGACGACGGGGTCGGAGGTTCGAATCCTCTCGCCCCGACCATCATCAGACGAGGGCCCTCCCGTATCCTGCGGGGGGGCCTTTCTGCTGCCCGGCCCTCCCCGCTGCCCTGTTCCGCCTGCCCTGCCTGCCGCCCCTTCGCCCCGCCCGAGCCTGGAGACGACCGAGAAATGCGCGTGTACGCCATCGCCGACCTGCACCTCGCCACTGTCACCCCGAAACCCATGACGGTCTTCGGGCCGAACTGGGCCGGGCACCCGCAGGCCATCTTCGACCAGTGGCAGGACCTCGTGCGCCCGCAGGACCTCGTGCTGCTGCCGGGCGACCTGTCCTGGGCCATGCGCCTGCCGGACGCCATGACCGACCTCGCGCCCGTCGCGGCGCTGCCCGGCACCAAGGTCCTGCTGCGCGGCAACCACGACTACTGGTGGCCCACCGCCGGGAAACTCCGCGCGGCGCTGCCACCCGGCATGCTGGCCGTCGTGAACGACGCCGTGCGCGTGGGGAATGTCGTCGTGTGCGGCTCGCGCGGCTGGCTCACGCCCGGCCACGACCCCCTGGGCGACGACGACACCCGCCTCCTGACCCGCGAGGCCGAACGCCTGAGCCTGAGCGTGAAAGCCGCCCGCGACCTGCGGCAACCCGGCGATCACCTGATCCTGATGCTGCACTACCCGCCCGCCACGCCCCCGTACCCCGCCAACCCCATCACCCGCGTCATCGACGACGCCCGCCCCGACATGATCGTGTACGGGCACCTGCACGGCGTGCCCGTCCAGCGCAGCATGCAGCACGTCAGTGGGGTGCCCGCGCACCTCGTGGCCGCCGACGGGCTGAAATTCAGGCCCAAACTGCTGCTCGACACCGGCGACTGACGCGCCGGGACACTGGCCGGTCCGGTTGACCGCCGCGCCGCACGTTCACCGGGTCTTCATGGGTGGCCGGGTGCTTGACCTCGCGTGCGCTCGAAGGTCTACCGTACGGGCATGACGGTCACCGACCCCCCCACCGACCAGCAGGGCGCGCCGACGTACGCCATCCGCGACGCGGCGCTGCTGCTGGGTGTCAGCGTGCATACCCTGCGCTATTACGACCGTGAAGGCCTGCTGGACGTGCCGCGCGCCAGCAGCGGCGAGCGCCGGTACTCCGCGCGGGAGCTGAGCCTGCTGCGGTTCCTGCTGCACCTGCGCGGCACGGGCATGGGCATGGCGGGCCTGCGCGAGTACATGACGCTCGTCCGGGCGGGTGACCATACGGCCCCCGAGCGGCGCGCCCTGCTGGTCCGGCATGAGGAGGCGGTGCAGGCCCGGCTGCTGGCCCTGCAGGGCGACCTGCGCGCCATCCGCGCCAAGATCGAACGGTACGACGCCCACCGCGCCTGCGACGGCACGCCCGCCGTCCCGCCTGCCGGGACCCGCGCGCCGGGAGAGTACGCGTGACGGCCCTCCCCACCTCAGTGCCGGGTCCGGCCGTGCCTTCCTCGCTGCGCCGCCTGACCGTGGCCCGCTGGGCGGGCATCTACCCGACCATCACGGCGCTGCTCCTGCTGCTCGGCCCGGCCCTGATCGGGCACCTGCCCACGCCGCTGATCTCGCTGCTGCTGACCGCGCTTCTCGTGCCGCTCACGCAGTACGTGGTGTTCCCGCTGATCGAACGCCTGAGCGCCGGGCGGGTCCGCTTCCCGGTCCTGCACGGACCCGCCCGGCACCGCACGGCGCTGGTCGTGTGGGCCGTCACGTACCCGCTGATCACGCTGGTGCTGCTGATCATGCTGCCCCTGCTGGCCGGACGCGTTCCCATTCCGGTCCTGACGCTGATCGTCACGCTGATCGCCGTGCCCGTGCAGTCGCTGGTGCTGCTGCCGCGCGTCCTGCCCCTCGCCCGACCCTGGATTCAGGGTTCCACCCCAAGGAGAACCGCATGACCCCCACCACCGACCTGCCCACCCGTGGGCTCCGCGACCTGACCGTTTCCGCGCTGGGCCTGGGCTGCATGGGCATGAGCGCCTTCTACGGCCCCCGCGACCAGGACGAGAACCTGCGCACCCTGGACCGCGCGCTGGACCTGGGCGTGACCTTCTACGACACCGCCGACATGTACGGCCCGCACACCAACGAGGAACTGCTGGGCGGCTGGCTGCGCGGCAAACGCGACCGCGTGATCCTGGCCACCAAGTTCGGCATTCAGACCGACCCGGACGCGCCCGGCGGGCGGCGCATCAACGGCCGCCCAGAGTACGTCCGGCAGGCCATCGAGGGCAGCCTCCGGCGCCTGAACACCGACCACGTGGACCTGTACTACCTGCACCGCGTGGACCCCGCCACGCCCATCGAGGACACCGTGGGCGCCATGCAGGAACTCGTGCAGGCGGGCCTCGTGCGCGCCATCGGCCTGAGCGAGGTCAGCGCCGACACGCTGCGCCGAGCGAACGCCGTGCACCCCATCACCGCCCTCCAGAGCGAGTACTCCCTGTGGACCCGCGACCCCGAGAACGGCGTGCTGGCCGCCTGCCGCGAACTGGGCGTGGGTTTCGTGCCGTACAGCCCGCTGGGACGCGGGTTCCTGACCGGCCAGATCAGAACCCCGGACGATTTCGCGCCCGACGACTTCCGCCGCCACAACCCCCGCTTCCAGGGCGAGGCGTTCCAGCAGAACCTCGACCTGGTCACGCAGGTTCAGGCCATCGCCGCCGAGAAGGGCTGCACGCCCGGCCAGCTGGCCCTCGCCTGGGTGCTCGCGCAGGGCCGCGACGTGGCCCC
The genomic region above belongs to Deinococcus seoulensis and contains:
- a CDS encoding phosphotransferase family protein, producing MRAGPAAALADTLSALRGDGPVILHARRWPHDLHALFPGVGRPLERWVGEGAAFARFDAGGEPLFLKFIPVGWRDRRAWERLTREAAYLRDLAPLSPVPHAPFRHAAHSERTLHAHLLTRDLTEETTGWGVFADDAARGAAMLEIARLLARHHAFWAGPGQAALRGPWAWQPERVLERAARMHAQLMAGGLSGPTGRPAPLPEPVVRAAREAAGQLPSLLAAAPVTTLVHGDIHAGQVLWRGPQPVLIDYGQVHPSVPGEDLAHLLALRLDAADRARLGPDLRSTYRDELARGGLSLTDTELTAQERAGLALNLLSVVRQAARTPERGTAGAALKVTAAWEELAG
- the glmM gene encoding phosphoglucosamine mutase, which gives rise to MSERKYFGTDGVRAVAGAFPLTAAWVMALGAAAGEVLRGQNERASVVIGKDTRQSGDMLEAALAAGLTSRGVNVIHVGVLPTPGVSYLTRYLKADAGVVISASHNPYEDNGIKFFGADGQKLRDATELQIEAAIDRVDSLPPVTGVALGSVTNYTEAERLYVNYLREHAPDLSGLRIAMDCANGAAYRVGPKVFQAAGADVFAVYTTPDGRNINRECGSTHLDHLQRIVREGKYDLGVAFDGDADRALFVDSRGNVVHGDHMLLLNARARGEKAVVTTIMANMALEVKLNEAGIPLERTAVGDRYVHERLHDQHLQLGGEQSGHILFLDVSPTGDGVLTALLTLGSMRATNTTLDALHDDLVMYPQTLVNVRVADKKAIAVDEAVQAALAEAETRLAGKGRVNLRPSGTENLIRVMVEGQDAAEIHEIARVLAGVVETRGAAHPALT
- the rpsT gene encoding 30S ribosomal protein S20; protein product: MALRHKSAQKRHRQSLKRRMTNRSRKSTIKTFTKKAVVAAQTGAEDIATLQARAESLIDKAAKGSTLHKNAAARKKSRLAKAINKAKAAQQG
- a CDS encoding RecX family transcriptional regulator yields the protein MTGRYRPGRRAARTPGADPDATPPPARPARERTPQEQRDALIGYAFRALGQRALTEAELRAKLEKRSDDPDLIAAVLARVQELGYQDDAQVARAEGSRRGVGSLRVRQTLKRRGLTDDLIRETVEARDPEGEAQVVRELLARRWSSFARKRDPQASAFSFLARRGFTGNVIWPAIREHVASLPEGEGPGGALPDDPEGRPEDWE
- a CDS encoding metallophosphoesterase: MRVYAIADLHLATVTPKPMTVFGPNWAGHPQAIFDQWQDLVRPQDLVLLPGDLSWAMRLPDAMTDLAPVAALPGTKVLLRGNHDYWWPTAGKLRAALPPGMLAVVNDAVRVGNVVVCGSRGWLTPGHDPLGDDDTRLLTREAERLSLSVKAARDLRQPGDHLILMLHYPPATPPYPANPITRVIDDARPDMIVYGHLHGVPVQRSMQHVSGVPAHLVAADGLKFRPKLLLDTGD
- a CDS encoding MerR family transcriptional regulator, translating into MTVTDPPTDQQGAPTYAIRDAALLLGVSVHTLRYYDREGLLDVPRASSGERRYSARELSLLRFLLHLRGTGMGMAGLREYMTLVRAGDHTAPERRALLVRHEEAVQARLLALQGDLRAIRAKIERYDAHRACDGTPAVPPAGTRAPGEYA
- a CDS encoding aldo/keto reductase, producing the protein MTPTTDLPTRGLRDLTVSALGLGCMGMSAFYGPRDQDENLRTLDRALDLGVTFYDTADMYGPHTNEELLGGWLRGKRDRVILATKFGIQTDPDAPGGRRINGRPEYVRQAIEGSLRRLNTDHVDLYYLHRVDPATPIEDTVGAMQELVQAGLVRAIGLSEVSADTLRRANAVHPITALQSEYSLWTRDPENGVLAACRELGVGFVPYSPLGRGFLTGQIRTPDDFAPDDFRRHNPRFQGEAFQQNLDLVTQVQAIAAEKGCTPGQLALAWVLAQGRDVAPIPGTKRVKYLEENLGALNVTLTPEDLTRIDGAFPQGAAAGDRYPDMSAVNR